A stretch of Lutra lutra chromosome 9, mLutLut1.2, whole genome shotgun sequence DNA encodes these proteins:
- the PUS10 gene encoding tRNA pseudouridine synthase Pus10 isoform X1 codes for MVAGKTGMGKQSLSLGRNDIVQLKEAYKWITHPLISEELGVPIDGKSLFEVSVVFAHPETVEDCHFLRVICPDCFKPAKNKQSVFTRMAVMKALNKIKEEDFCKQFPCPPNSPKAVCTVLEIECAHGAVFVAGRYNKYSRNLPQTPWIIDGERKLESSVEELISDHLLAVFKAESFNFSSSGREDVDVRTLGNGRPFAIELVNPHRVHFTSQEIKELQQKINNSSNKIQVRDLQLVTREAIGHMKEGEEEKTKSYSALIWTNNTIQKKDIEFLNDIKDLKIDQKTPLRVLHRRPLAVRTRIIHSMESHYVDEHHFRLYLKTQAGTYIKEFVHGDFGRTKPNIGSLMNVTADILELDVESVDVDWPPALDD; via the exons AAAACAGAGTCTGTCTCTGGGAAGAAATGATATTGTTCAGCTGAAAGAAGCCTACAAATGGATAACTCACCCGCTAATTTCAGAGGAACTGGGTGTTCCCATTGATGGAAAG agcTTGTTTGAAGTGAGTGTGGTCTTTGCTCACCCAGAAACAGTTGAGGATTGCCACTTCCT ACGTGTGATATGCCCAGATTGCTTCAAGCCAGCCAAAAACAAACAG tCAGTGTTCACTAGAATGGCAGTTATGAAAGCGTTGAATAAGATAAAAGAAGAGGATTTCTGCAA gCAGTTTCCTTGTCCTCCAAACTCACCAAAGGCTGTTTGCACTGTTCTTGAAATTGAGTGTGCTCATGGTGCTGTTTTTGTGGCTG GgagatataataaatattctagGAATCTACCACAGACTCCTTGGATAATTGATGGAGAAAGGAAGCTGGAATCTTCAGTGGAAGAATTAATCTCAGATCATCTTTTGGCAGTATTCAAAGCAGAGA gttttaatttttcctcctctggaagagAAGATGTAGATGTGAGAACATTAGGAAATG GAAGGCCCTTTGCAATTGAGCTGGTGAATCCTCATAGAGTACATTTCACTTCACAAGAAATTAAGGAACTTCAGCAG aaaattaataattcaTCTAACAAAATCCAAGTCCGTGACTTGCAGCTTGTCACAAG agagGCAATAGGACATATGAAAGAAGGTGAAGAAGAAAAGACCAAGTCCTATAGTGCCTTAATATGGACAAATAACACCATACAGAAGAAAGACATTGAATTCCTAAATGACATAAAG GACCTAAAGATCGACCAGAAAACACCTCTGAGGGTCCTTCACCGGAGGCCCCTGGCTGTGAGAACTCGCATCATTCACTCCATGGAGTCACACTATGTGGATGAACATCATTTCCGCCTTTATCTGAAGACTCAAGCTGGAAC CTACATTAAAGAGTTTGTACATGGAGACTTTGGGAGAACCAAGCCGAACATTGGCTCTCTAATGAATGTGACTGCAGACATTCTTGAGCTGGATGTCGAG tCTGTAGATGTTGACTGGCCCCCTGCTCTGGATGACTAG
- the LOC125109576 gene encoding COP9 signalosome complex subunit 8, which yields MPVAVMAESAFSFKKLLDQCENQELEAPGGIATPPVYGQLLALYLLHNDMNNARYLWKRIPPAIKSANSELGGIWSVGQRIWQRDFPGIYTTINAHQWSETVQPIMEALRDATRRRAFALVSQAYTSIIADDFAAFVGLPVEEAVKGILEQGWQADSTTRMVMPKKPVAGALDASFNRFIPLSEPAPVPPIPNEQQLARLTDYVAFLEN from the coding sequence ATGCCAGTAGCGGTGATGGCGGAAAGTGCCTTTAGTTTCAAAAAGTTGCTGGATCAGTGCGAGAACCAGGAGCTCGAGGCTCCTGGAGGAATTGCTACTCCCCCAGTGTATGGTCAGCTGTTAGCTTTGTATCTGCTCCACAATGACATGAATAATGCAAGATATCTTTGGAAACGGATCCCACCTGCTATAAAATCTGCAAATTCTGAACTTGGGGGAATTTGGTCAGTAGGACAAAGAATCTGGCAGAGAGATTTCCCTGGGATCTATACGACCATCAACGCACACCAGTGGTCTGAGACGGTCCAGCCAATCATGGAAGCACTTAGAGATGCAACGAGGAGAAGAGCCTTCGCCCTGGTCTCACAAGCCTACACCTCCATCATCGCTGATGACTTCGCAGCCTTTGTTGGCCTCCCTGTGGAAGAGGCTGTGAAAGGTATATTAGAACAAGGATGGCAAGCCGACTCCACCACTAGAATGGTTATGCCCAAAAAGCCAGTTGCAGGGGCCCTGGATGCGTCTTTTAACCGGTTTATTCCCTTATCAGAGCCTGCCCCAGTGCCCCCGATCCCCAACGAACAGCAGTTAGCCAGACTGACCGATTATGTGGCTTTCCTCGAAAACTGA